Proteins encoded within one genomic window of Brachybacterium avium:
- a CDS encoding NERD domain-containing protein, producing the protein MPITHPDTPDFASAAEQTVWEHLSAQLPHDAVLIAGQRVTRDGTEVEADLLVLWPGSGVAVIEIKGGRISLREGRWYQADRSGERELKKSPIDQAQTAKHHLIAYLNNAASTPIGRAVHLVVLPYTELPRSWDPPEAPRAITLDSTDLPYLTERIVHALNAQTRPGYVPLDALQCAYAVKVLRRTHRAIENHQLLAREIADEGNALTHEQQRAMALLRFQDRAQIIGGAGSGKTHLAMIKARNLTRRGARTALLCYSRGLARHFQLLTSTWPVEERPAYVGLFHDLPVRWGAETEDEFDGAVVAYYEQHLPRRLAELAQHQDPSELFDAIVVDEAQDFADIWWDSLQPCLRDPEQGVLFVFTDEHQTVFDREGRAPITLNPFPLDDNLRNTSTIARTFAPLAPLEQNARMEEGAPVRYVASTAQEAVAAADDVIEQLLVEGWAPGDVALLTTRSRHPEQKERIEHFGYDGYWDEFFAEEDVFYGHVLNFKGLERPVVVLAVNGFGSAERAPQLLYVGLSRARSLLVVVGDGGEIWDAGGGVVWERISQR; encoded by the coding sequence ATGCCGATCACCCACCCGGACACCCCCGATTTCGCTTCGGCGGCCGAGCAGACTGTCTGGGAGCATCTGAGTGCCCAACTGCCGCACGACGCCGTGCTGATCGCCGGCCAGCGCGTCACCCGGGACGGCACGGAGGTCGAGGCGGACCTGCTGGTGCTGTGGCCGGGGAGCGGCGTGGCGGTGATCGAGATCAAGGGCGGGCGGATCTCTCTGCGTGAGGGCCGCTGGTACCAGGCCGACCGCTCCGGGGAGCGGGAGCTGAAGAAGTCCCCGATCGATCAGGCGCAGACGGCGAAGCATCACCTGATCGCCTACCTCAACAATGCCGCCTCGACACCCATCGGCCGTGCCGTGCACCTGGTGGTGCTCCCGTACACCGAGCTGCCGAGGAGCTGGGATCCGCCGGAGGCCCCTCGTGCGATCACGCTGGACTCGACCGACCTGCCGTATCTGACCGAGCGGATCGTGCACGCCCTGAACGCACAGACGCGCCCCGGGTACGTGCCGCTGGACGCCCTCCAGTGCGCCTACGCGGTGAAGGTCCTGCGGCGCACCCATCGCGCTATCGAGAACCATCAGCTGCTGGCCCGGGAGATCGCCGACGAGGGCAATGCCCTGACCCATGAGCAGCAGCGGGCGATGGCACTGCTGCGATTCCAGGACCGGGCACAGATCATCGGCGGTGCCGGTTCCGGCAAGACGCATCTGGCGATGATCAAGGCCCGGAACCTGACCCGTCGCGGTGCCCGGACCGCCCTGCTGTGCTATTCCCGGGGTCTGGCCCGCCACTTCCAGCTGCTGACCTCGACCTGGCCCGTCGAGGAGCGGCCCGCTTATGTAGGGCTGTTCCATGATCTTCCCGTGCGCTGGGGCGCCGAGACCGAGGATGAGTTCGACGGGGCCGTCGTCGCCTACTACGAGCAGCACCTGCCCCGTCGCCTCGCCGAGCTCGCCCAGCATCAGGATCCGAGTGAGCTTTTCGACGCGATCGTGGTGGATGAGGCACAGGATTTCGCGGACATCTGGTGGGACTCCCTGCAGCCCTGCCTGCGCGATCCCGAGCAGGGAGTGCTGTTCGTGTTCACTGACGAGCACCAGACGGTGTTCGACCGCGAGGGCCGCGCCCCGATCACCCTGAACCCGTTCCCGCTGGACGACAACCTGCGCAACACCAGCACCATCGCCCGGACCTTCGCGCCGCTCGCGCCCCTGGAGCAGAATGCCCGGATGGAGGAGGGCGCCCCGGTGCGGTACGTCGCGAGCACCGCGCAGGAGGCGGTCGCCGCCGCCGACGACGTGATCGAACAGCTCCTCGTCGAGGGATGGGCTCCCGGAGACGTGGCCCTGCTCACCACCCGCAGCCGCCACCCCGAGCAGAAGGAGCGGATCGAGCACTTCGGGTACGACGGGTACTGGGATGAGTTCTTCGCCGAGGAGGACGTCTTCTACGGGCACGTGCTGAACTTCAAGGGGCTCGAGCGGCCCGTCGTGGTCCTCGCGGTCAACGGCTTCGGTTCCGCCGAGCGCGCACCGCAGCTGCTGTACGTAGGGCTCTCCCGCGCACGGTCGCTCCTGGTGGTGGTCGGTGACGGCGGCGAGATCTGGGACGCCGGCGGCGGTGTGGTGTGGGAGCGGATCAGCCAGCGGTGA
- a CDS encoding DHA2 family efflux MFS transporter permease subunit — protein sequence MSPTDRPSPSAAAGADHDPRLGRPWPALWSIVLGFFMILVDTTIVTVAIPRMQEDLDTDLPSLLWVTSAYLLAYAVPLLITGRLGDRFGMKSMYMAGLAVFTASSLWCGLSGSVEMLILARVVQGLGAGMMTPQTMSMITRMFAPADRGQALALWGATAGVATLVGPIAGGLLVDGPGWEWIFFVNVPVGVIGLLLAGRNVPRFARRVHSFDWLGVVLSAVGLFLLVFGIQEGTSYDWGRITDSLTIGPLETHVPVSVPGLIIAGAVIMAAFVAWQALNRREPLVPLGLFRDRNFSVANIAIAMMGAIVLTLSFPITLFFQRVLGMSPTEAALMTAPMAVVSLVLAPVVGKNMTRYDPRWMAVGGFASLAAGLAWLAVLMRPDASVALLLVPFVLVGLGNALIWGPLSLTATRNLAPSQAGAGSGVYNETRQIGSVLGSAGIATVMNDRIGVRITEAFQDAPAAAGFGGERSLPTDGDLPAFLHAPFAAAMADAMLLPVALSLVGVLAALFIGRPVDSGAWAEDA from the coding sequence ATGTCCCCCACCGATCGCCCCTCCCCATCTGCCGCGGCAGGAGCCGATCATGACCCGCGCCTGGGACGGCCCTGGCCGGCGCTGTGGTCGATCGTGCTGGGATTCTTCATGATCCTGGTGGACACCACCATCGTCACCGTCGCGATCCCCCGCATGCAGGAGGACCTGGACACGGACCTGCCGTCTCTGCTGTGGGTGACCAGTGCCTATCTGCTCGCCTATGCCGTGCCGCTGCTGATCACCGGCCGCCTGGGCGACCGCTTCGGGATGAAGTCGATGTACATGGCGGGGCTGGCGGTGTTCACGGCCTCGAGCCTGTGGTGCGGGCTGTCCGGGAGCGTGGAGATGCTGATCCTGGCACGAGTGGTGCAGGGGCTCGGCGCCGGGATGATGACCCCGCAGACGATGTCCATGATCACCCGGATGTTCGCCCCTGCCGATCGTGGACAGGCCCTGGCCCTGTGGGGCGCGACCGCCGGGGTCGCCACGCTGGTGGGGCCGATCGCGGGCGGCCTGCTGGTGGACGGGCCCGGCTGGGAGTGGATCTTCTTCGTCAACGTGCCCGTCGGCGTGATCGGCCTGCTGCTGGCCGGACGGAACGTACCCCGCTTCGCGCGCCGCGTGCACTCCTTCGACTGGCTCGGTGTGGTGCTCTCCGCGGTCGGGCTGTTCCTGCTGGTCTTCGGCATCCAGGAGGGAACCTCCTACGACTGGGGCAGGATCACCGACTCCCTCACGATAGGCCCGCTCGAAACCCATGTGCCGGTCAGCGTGCCCGGGCTGATCATCGCCGGGGCCGTGATCATGGCGGCGTTCGTCGCCTGGCAGGCGCTGAACCGTCGGGAACCGCTGGTGCCGCTGGGCCTGTTCCGTGACCGGAACTTCTCGGTCGCGAACATCGCGATCGCGATGATGGGTGCCATCGTGCTCACGCTGTCCTTCCCGATCACCCTGTTCTTCCAGCGGGTGCTGGGGATGTCCCCCACCGAGGCGGCGCTGATGACCGCGCCGATGGCGGTGGTCTCCCTCGTCCTCGCGCCGGTGGTGGGCAAGAACATGACCCGCTACGACCCGCGGTGGATGGCCGTGGGCGGTTTCGCCTCGCTCGCCGCCGGGCTCGCGTGGCTCGCCGTCCTGATGCGGCCCGACGCCTCAGTGGCACTGCTGCTGGTGCCGTTCGTGCTGGTGGGCCTCGGCAATGCACTGATCTGGGGACCGCTGTCGCTGACGGCCACCCGCAACCTGGCACCGTCCCAGGCCGGCGCCGGTTCGGGCGTGTACAACGAGACCCGGCAGATCGGCTCCGTGCTGGGTTCGGCGGGCATCGCGACGGTGATGAACGACCGCATCGGCGTGCGGATCACGGAAGCGTTCCAGGACGCCCCCGCCGCGGCCGGGTTCGGCGGTGAGCGTTCCCTGCCCACCGACGGAGACCTGCCCGCGTTCCTGCACGCGCCCTTCGCCGCCGCCATGGCCGACGCGATGCTGTTGCCGGTGGCTCTGTCGCTGGTGGGCGTGCTCGCCGCGCTCTTCATCGGCCGTCCGGTGGACTCCGGGGCGTGGGCCGAGGACGCCTGA
- a CDS encoding polysaccharide pyruvyl transferase family protein, protein MTKRYLMRLGKSPFEVADAFHTLDHNLLGTNSGNLIYGAAAHKLFSTRDTVVEPNHYRINGAYAAEVNAEYDGFILPLANAFRPNFEDQLRRTADFLERLTIPFVMLSGGAQLPLDGDPSELKAMEPTVKRFARAVLNGSSALTVRGEMTADYLHSLGFKDVLVVGCPSLTLHGPGHRVEMPEALEAGAQVAYNMETKDPFGGDLIADAEQHYRATYVPQEHGTLELMLWATSPYETADPRLPLERSHSQFTAARAEMFIDAYPWIDRLSQMDFSFGARAHGNIAAVLAGTPSVMLAHDSRTLELARYHGIPYLTWGRDEVPGTVEELYARADFTEFNRGHAERFDTLSSFLHENGFEHIYDPGQESARREYEQRIQEVSFPPAVRPTWIGESPETTHRHAVLQDREVRRKQTQSATRREGAARQKRTREQLTGLSQRIEDVEKRLEEALQRADAAEERAATAEKRRKSMEKRLRTVTRQVVEADDRSRRAVRLPTRITDTVSRLRRER, encoded by the coding sequence ATGACCAAGCGGTATCTGATGAGGCTCGGCAAATCGCCGTTCGAGGTCGCCGATGCCTTCCATACGCTCGATCACAACCTGCTCGGCACGAACAGCGGGAACCTGATCTACGGGGCTGCCGCCCACAAACTGTTCTCGACCCGAGACACGGTCGTCGAGCCCAACCACTACCGCATCAACGGCGCCTATGCCGCCGAGGTGAACGCCGAGTACGACGGGTTCATCCTGCCGCTGGCCAATGCCTTCCGCCCGAATTTCGAGGATCAGCTGCGACGCACGGCGGACTTCCTCGAGCGGCTCACGATCCCCTTCGTGATGCTCTCCGGTGGGGCGCAGCTGCCTCTGGACGGCGACCCGTCGGAGCTGAAGGCGATGGAGCCGACGGTCAAGCGGTTCGCCCGGGCGGTCCTGAATGGCTCCAGTGCATTGACCGTGCGAGGCGAGATGACCGCGGACTACCTGCATTCCCTGGGATTCAAGGACGTGCTCGTCGTTGGCTGCCCGTCCCTGACCCTCCATGGCCCCGGCCATCGGGTCGAGATGCCCGAGGCGCTCGAGGCCGGGGCCCAGGTGGCCTACAACATGGAGACGAAGGACCCCTTCGGCGGGGACCTCATCGCGGATGCGGAGCAGCACTACCGGGCCACCTACGTCCCACAGGAGCACGGCACCCTGGAACTGATGCTCTGGGCGACCTCTCCCTACGAGACCGCGGATCCGCGCCTGCCGCTGGAGCGGTCGCATTCCCAGTTCACGGCGGCGCGGGCCGAGATGTTCATCGATGCCTATCCGTGGATCGACCGTCTCTCACAGATGGATTTCTCCTTCGGAGCCCGAGCGCACGGAAACATCGCTGCCGTGCTCGCGGGAACACCCAGCGTCATGCTGGCGCACGACTCCCGGACCCTGGAGCTGGCGCGCTATCACGGCATCCCGTACCTGACGTGGGGGCGCGACGAGGTTCCGGGGACTGTCGAGGAGCTGTACGCCCGAGCCGACTTCACGGAGTTCAACCGCGGCCATGCCGAACGCTTCGACACCCTGAGCAGCTTCCTGCACGAGAACGGCTTCGAGCACATCTACGACCCGGGCCAGGAGTCGGCCCGTCGCGAGTACGAGCAGAGGATTCAGGAGGTGTCCTTCCCGCCCGCAGTCCGGCCCACCTGGATCGGGGAGTCGCCGGAGACGACGCACCGTCATGCCGTGCTCCAGGACCGGGAGGTCCGCCGCAAGCAGACCCAGTCCGCGACCCGGCGGGAGGGCGCCGCACGGCAGAAGCGGACCCGGGAACAGCTCACCGGGCTCAGCCAGCGGATCGAGGACGTGGAGAAGCGTCTCGAGGAGGCGCTGCAGAGGGCGGATGCAGCGGAGGAGCGCGCCGCGACGGCCGAGAAGCGACGCAAATCGATGGAGAAGCGACTGCGCACCGTCACCCGCCAGGTGGTCGAGGCGGACGACCGCTCCCGACGAGCCGTGCGGCTGCCGACACGCATCACCGATACTGTCTCCCGCCTGCGACGAGAGCGCTGA
- a CDS encoding MDR family NADP-dependent oxidoreductase — protein sequence MIDGQTQDVDLEAYLTVLGHVGFTAYTGLVHIGEVRPDDIVYVSGAAGGVGSCVVQFGKARGATVIGVAGSSDKVALLTDVLGADRAVNRHDGPAVDLLRDAAPEGIDLYYDNVGGEQLEAALEVLRFGGRAVICGAVAAGSGGPANYRRMIYQELTMRGLTVTAHEDLRAQFESEVGRWVREGAVRSLHTVFDGIDRVPEAFASLLAGGSSGRVIVAING from the coding sequence ATGATCGATGGTCAGACGCAGGATGTGGACCTCGAGGCGTATCTGACAGTCCTGGGCCACGTCGGCTTCACCGCCTACACCGGCCTGGTCCACATCGGCGAGGTCCGACCGGACGACATCGTCTACGTGTCCGGAGCGGCCGGCGGCGTGGGCAGCTGCGTCGTGCAGTTCGGGAAGGCGCGGGGAGCGACCGTTATCGGCGTCGCGGGCTCCTCGGACAAGGTCGCGCTCCTCACGGACGTGCTCGGCGCCGACCGGGCCGTCAACCGTCACGACGGGCCCGCGGTGGACCTGCTGCGCGATGCCGCGCCCGAAGGCATCGACCTGTACTACGACAACGTCGGCGGGGAACAGCTCGAGGCAGCGCTCGAGGTCCTGAGGTTCGGCGGCCGTGCGGTGATCTGCGGTGCGGTCGCAGCCGGTTCCGGCGGACCGGCCAACTACCGCAGGATGATCTACCAGGAGCTCACCATGCGCGGGTTAACGGTCACCGCGCACGAGGATCTGCGGGCACAGTTCGAGTCCGAGGTCGGCCGCTGGGTGCGGGAGGGCGCGGTGCGCAGCCTGCACACCGTCTTCGACGGCATCGATAGGGTTCCCGAGGCCTTCGCCTCGCTCCTGGCCGGTGGCAGCTCCGGCCGGGTGATCGTCGCGATCAACGGGTGA
- a CDS encoding TM2 domain-containing protein, with translation MPQGPGYGAQQPQQPGGWQPQQQSGPGAYQGGPGQYAPAQKPPKDFVVAWLLALFLGFLGIDRFYRGFIGLGILKLVTCGGAGVWALIDLLIIIFTGGRDSTGQQLAGYDKSKKIAWIVTPIVLVLGMIFSSVNAATSGGEVAAPEPDEVVSAAPAEIEDEVVDEAVAEPVEEESADEAPVEDAPAEDAPEEKPAEEAPAVEEAPAADFPAAQQAMADAVDQGRTDAEDAETDLQRANVLNVRSETMCETVPDGIVQDWIGTVKTVDANGEGKAVVVVSIEDDIEIGTWNNAFSDISDNTLIEQGDPLYDSALELAPGDMVKFSGTLKTGSEGNDACYYASNLTEVMSIDSPDYIATFSALQKIE, from the coding sequence GTGCCACAGGGCCCCGGCTACGGCGCGCAGCAGCCGCAGCAGCCCGGCGGATGGCAGCCGCAGCAGCAGTCCGGTCCCGGTGCGTACCAGGGTGGTCCCGGCCAGTACGCCCCGGCCCAGAAGCCCCCGAAGGACTTCGTCGTGGCCTGGCTGCTGGCACTGTTCCTCGGTTTCCTGGGCATCGACCGCTTCTATCGCGGATTCATCGGTCTGGGCATCCTGAAGCTCGTCACCTGCGGTGGAGCCGGGGTCTGGGCATTGATCGATCTGCTGATCATCATCTTCACCGGTGGCCGCGACAGCACCGGACAGCAGCTGGCCGGCTACGACAAGAGCAAGAAGATCGCCTGGATCGTCACCCCGATCGTCCTGGTCCTCGGCATGATCTTCAGCAGCGTCAATGCCGCGACCAGCGGGGGCGAAGTGGCCGCTCCCGAGCCCGATGAGGTGGTCTCCGCCGCCCCGGCCGAGATCGAGGACGAGGTCGTCGACGAGGCCGTGGCAGAGCCTGTGGAGGAGGAGTCCGCAGACGAGGCGCCGGTCGAGGACGCTCCTGCCGAGGATGCACCGGAGGAGAAGCCCGCTGAAGAGGCTCCGGCTGTCGAGGAGGCGCCAGCCGCCGACTTCCCGGCGGCGCAGCAGGCCATGGCAGATGCGGTTGACCAAGGACGCACGGACGCCGAGGACGCCGAAACCGACCTGCAGCGCGCCAACGTCCTGAATGTGCGTAGCGAGACCATGTGCGAGACGGTGCCCGACGGCATCGTGCAGGACTGGATCGGCACCGTGAAGACGGTCGACGCGAACGGCGAGGGCAAGGCCGTGGTGGTCGTCTCGATCGAGGATGACATCGAGATCGGCACTTGGAACAACGCCTTCTCGGACATCAGCGACAACACGCTCATCGAGCAGGGCGATCCGCTCTACGACTCCGCGCTCGAGCTCGCTCCCGGGGACATGGTGAAGTTCTCCGGGACGCTCAAGACCGGCAGCGAGGGCAATGACGCCTGCTACTACGCCTCGAACCTCACCGAGGTGATGTCGATCGACTCCCCGGACTACATCGCGACCTTCTCAGCTCTGCAGAAGATCGAATGA
- the recQ gene encoding DNA helicase RecQ, with translation MSTPPAADPISALREGDAGQAERALEILSTVFGYDAFRGDQAEIIQQVASGGDAVVLMPTGGGKSLCYQIPSLLRAGTGIVVSPLIALMADQVAALEGVGIRAAYLNSTLDLDQARAVEQQLLAGELDLLYMAPERLVLPRTQELLGRVRLALFAIDEAHCVSQWGHDFRPDYLGLSVLAERFPEVPRIALTATATETTHRELTERLQMQEAKHFVSSFDRPNIQYRIEPKATPREQLLKLITSEHEGESGIVYCLSRKSVEQTAEALVARGIPALPYHAGLDAGVRQDHQERFLRADGLIIVATIAFGMGIDKPDVRFVAHLDLPKSIEGYYQETGRAGRDGQPSTAWMAYGLGDVVSQRKFIDTGEGSELFKRNAHSHLDAMLALCETVSCRRVQLLRYFGQDSQPCGNCDTCLSPPQTWDATVAAQKLLSALIRLDRERGQKFGSGQVIEVLLGRQNQRSTQSRHDELSVWGIGEELSEKEWRTVVRQLLARGIIEAEGDYGVLVPGPQAGPVLRSETTVELAVDRTPQRASRGGGRRAAGASRAAESLEPAQRERFEALRTWRTSVATEKQIPPYMVFSDATLVGIVEAAPVSVAALGAVSGVGAKKLAEYGEAVLETLPESA, from the coding sequence ATGAGCACCCCGCCTGCCGCCGACCCGATCTCCGCGCTCCGCGAGGGCGATGCCGGGCAGGCCGAACGGGCCCTCGAGATCCTCTCGACGGTCTTCGGCTATGACGCCTTCCGCGGTGATCAGGCCGAGATCATCCAGCAGGTCGCCTCCGGCGGCGACGCGGTGGTGCTGATGCCCACCGGCGGCGGCAAGTCGCTGTGCTATCAGATCCCCTCCCTGCTGCGCGCCGGCACGGGGATCGTGGTCTCCCCGCTGATCGCGCTGATGGCGGACCAGGTCGCTGCGCTCGAGGGCGTCGGCATCCGCGCCGCTTACCTCAATTCCACCCTGGACCTCGACCAGGCCCGCGCTGTCGAGCAGCAGCTGCTGGCCGGGGAGCTGGACCTGCTGTACATGGCACCGGAGCGGTTGGTCCTCCCCCGCACCCAGGAGCTTCTGGGTCGCGTCCGGCTGGCGCTGTTCGCGATCGATGAGGCGCACTGCGTCTCCCAGTGGGGCCATGACTTCCGCCCCGACTACCTGGGCCTCTCGGTGCTCGCCGAGCGCTTCCCGGAGGTGCCGCGGATCGCGCTGACCGCGACCGCCACCGAGACGACCCACCGCGAGCTCACCGAGCGCCTGCAGATGCAGGAGGCGAAGCACTTCGTCTCCAGCTTCGACCGCCCCAACATCCAGTACCGGATCGAGCCCAAGGCCACCCCGCGCGAGCAGCTGCTGAAGCTGATCACCAGCGAGCACGAGGGAGAATCCGGGATCGTCTACTGCCTCTCGCGCAAGAGCGTCGAGCAGACGGCCGAGGCGCTCGTGGCGCGTGGGATCCCCGCCCTGCCCTACCACGCGGGTCTGGACGCAGGCGTGCGTCAGGACCATCAGGAGCGGTTCCTGCGTGCCGATGGTCTGATCATCGTGGCGACCATCGCCTTCGGGATGGGGATCGACAAGCCCGACGTCCGCTTCGTCGCCCATCTGGACCTGCCCAAGTCCATCGAGGGCTATTACCAGGAGACCGGTCGCGCGGGGCGCGACGGGCAGCCCTCGACCGCCTGGATGGCCTACGGCCTGGGAGACGTGGTCAGCCAACGGAAGTTCATCGACACCGGTGAGGGCTCCGAGCTGTTCAAGCGCAATGCCCACTCCCACCTCGACGCGATGCTCGCCCTGTGCGAGACGGTCTCCTGCCGGCGCGTGCAGCTGCTTCGCTACTTCGGTCAGGACAGCCAGCCGTGCGGCAACTGCGACACCTGCCTGTCCCCGCCGCAGACCTGGGACGCCACCGTCGCGGCGCAGAAGCTGCTCTCGGCGCTGATCCGTCTGGACCGCGAAAGGGGCCAGAAGTTCGGCTCCGGGCAGGTGATCGAAGTGCTGCTGGGCCGGCAGAACCAGCGCTCCACCCAGTCCCGCCACGACGAGCTGAGCGTCTGGGGAATCGGGGAGGAGCTCAGCGAGAAGGAGTGGCGCACCGTGGTCCGGCAGCTGCTGGCCCGCGGCATCATCGAGGCCGAGGGCGACTACGGCGTGCTCGTGCCGGGTCCGCAGGCCGGTCCCGTGCTGCGCAGCGAGACGACCGTCGAGCTGGCCGTGGATCGCACCCCGCAGCGGGCGTCGCGCGGAGGCGGCCGACGGGCCGCAGGTGCCTCCCGTGCCGCCGAGAGCCTCGAGCCCGCGCAGCGGGAGCGCTTCGAGGCCCTGCGCACCTGGCGCACCTCGGTCGCCACGGAGAAGCAGATTCCGCCGTATATGGTCTTCTCCGACGCCACCCTGGTGGGGATCGTGGAAGCCGCTCCGGTCTCGGTCGCCGCGCTCGGAGCGGTCAGCGGTGTCGGAGCGAAGAAGCTCGCCGAATACGGTGAAGCCGTGCTCGAGACGCTGCCGGAGTCGGCGTGA
- a CDS encoding (deoxy)nucleoside triphosphate pyrophosphohydrolase: protein MTIHWVRGTCPRCGSDQVLHHVIGMPVLEAYESSPPWVLWEGCTGLGPERECAECGHAWQPADVGFAEEPEAWYDARNDEEHPDDPAPLRVVGAVIVRGEQILVARRAAGRSAAGLWEFPGGKVEPEESPQQALARELREELGAEVEIGWLIGRGEGTAGDRALHLDCYWTRLLGAEPAGSTDHDRLEWVARTDLRGRDWAGPDVPIVETILDGAVPRFRAR, encoded by the coding sequence ATGACCATCCACTGGGTGCGCGGCACCTGTCCCCGCTGCGGCAGTGACCAGGTGCTGCACCATGTGATCGGCATGCCGGTGCTCGAGGCCTACGAATCCTCACCGCCGTGGGTGCTCTGGGAAGGCTGCACGGGCCTCGGGCCGGAACGGGAGTGCGCGGAGTGCGGGCACGCCTGGCAGCCGGCGGATGTCGGCTTCGCCGAGGAGCCGGAGGCCTGGTACGACGCTCGGAACGACGAGGAGCACCCGGATGATCCCGCGCCCCTGCGCGTGGTCGGTGCGGTGATCGTGCGCGGGGAACAGATCCTCGTCGCTCGGCGCGCGGCGGGCAGGAGCGCCGCGGGGCTCTGGGAGTTCCCCGGCGGGAAGGTGGAACCGGAGGAATCCCCGCAGCAGGCGCTGGCCCGCGAGCTGCGGGAGGAGCTGGGCGCCGAGGTGGAGATCGGCTGGCTGATCGGCCGCGGGGAGGGCACCGCCGGTGATCGTGCCCTCCACCTGGACTGCTACTGGACGCGCCTGCTCGGCGCGGAGCCCGCCGGCAGCACCGATCACGACCGGTTGGAGTGGGTGGCCCGTACGGATCTGCGGGGCCGCGACTGGGCCGGCCCCGACGTACCGATCGTGGAGACGATCCTCGACGGGGCCGTGCCGCGCTTCCGTGCGCGCTGA
- a CDS encoding ABC transporter ATP-binding protein: MTDTQSAPRLSIQDLDVRFATDGGDVHAVDGVTLEVAPGEILAIVGESGSGKSVTARSVLGLLPETAEASGAVIVSGTDLVGLSGAQLRALRGEDVSMIFQEPSSALNPVFPIWWQLGEGLRAHRPKITKKEIRAEAVEALESVGIPDAAERIDRYPHEFSGGQKQRIMIAMALALGAELIVADEPTTALDVTVQAEILGLLREIRERHGTSIIVITHNMGVVADLADSVAVMYHGQIIERAGVRELFASPREEYTKKLLAAVPHLGRNSAWDALEPSQQAVLEEAEPVVVAKDLVIEYPGRMGKPAFRAVKGVDFEIRAGEVYGLVGESGSGKTTIGRAIAGLERTTGGSLSVLGHQMNGMREKAFKPLRRRIGFVFQDPATSFNPHLTIEQCIAEPLIVHEQRLTAAEREAQVRSLLEAVELPGRYAGRYPHELSGGQRQRISLARALVLEPELLIADEPTSALDVSVQATVLDLFRELQSRLGFAALFISHDLAVVDSLAHRIGVLFRGDLVEDGHGPDVLQRPTHEYTRKLIASLPVPDPIEQEKRRAVFQAEWGRGTPG; encoded by the coding sequence ATGACCGACACGCAGAGCGCCCCGCGCCTGTCCATCCAGGACCTCGACGTCCGCTTCGCGACCGACGGCGGAGACGTCCACGCGGTCGATGGGGTGACCCTCGAGGTCGCCCCGGGAGAGATCCTCGCGATCGTGGGCGAGTCCGGCTCGGGGAAGTCCGTCACCGCCCGGTCCGTGCTGGGGCTCCTGCCGGAGACGGCGGAGGCCTCCGGGGCGGTGATCGTCTCCGGCACCGACCTGGTGGGACTGTCCGGGGCGCAGCTGCGAGCCCTGCGGGGCGAGGACGTCTCGATGATCTTCCAGGAGCCGTCCAGCGCCCTGAACCCGGTCTTCCCCATCTGGTGGCAGCTCGGGGAGGGCCTGCGCGCCCATCGGCCGAAGATCACCAAGAAGGAGATCCGTGCGGAGGCGGTCGAGGCGCTGGAGTCGGTGGGGATCCCCGATGCCGCCGAGCGCATCGACCGCTACCCCCACGAGTTCTCCGGTGGGCAGAAGCAGCGCATCATGATCGCGATGGCACTCGCGCTGGGCGCCGAGCTGATCGTCGCCGATGAGCCCACCACGGCGCTGGACGTCACGGTGCAGGCCGAGATCCTCGGACTGCTGCGGGAGATCCGGGAACGCCACGGCACCTCGATCATCGTGATCACCCACAACATGGGTGTGGTCGCCGACCTCGCGGACTCCGTCGCGGTGATGTACCACGGGCAGATCATCGAACGGGCCGGGGTGCGGGAGCTGTTCGCGAGCCCGCGTGAGGAGTACACGAAGAAGCTGCTCGCCGCCGTGCCGCACCTGGGCCGGAACTCCGCCTGGGATGCGCTGGAGCCCTCCCAGCAGGCCGTGCTCGAGGAGGCGGAGCCGGTGGTGGTGGCGAAGGACCTCGTCATCGAGTACCCGGGCCGGATGGGCAAGCCCGCATTCCGCGCGGTCAAGGGCGTGGACTTCGAGATCCGCGCCGGCGAAGTGTACGGGCTGGTGGGCGAGTCGGGCTCCGGCAAGACCACCATCGGCCGCGCGATCGCGGGCCTGGAGCGCACCACCGGTGGCAGCCTGAGCGTGCTGGGCCACCAGATGAACGGGATGAGGGAGAAGGCCTTCAAGCCGCTGCGCCGCCGGATCGGCTTCGTGTTCCAGGACCCGGCGACCTCCTTCAATCCGCATCTGACCATCGAGCAGTGCATCGCCGAGCCGCTGATCGTGCACGAGCAGCGGCTGACCGCCGCCGAGCGGGAGGCGCAGGTGCGCTCCCTGCTGGAGGCGGTCGAGCTGCCCGGCAGATATGCCGGGCGGTACCCGCACGAGCTCTCCGGCGGGCAGCGTCAGCGCATCTCCCTGGCCCGTGCCCTGGTGCTCGAGCCCGAGCTGCTGATCGCCGACGAGCCCACCAGCGCCCTGGACGTCTCGGTGCAGGCGACCGTGCTGGATCTCTTCCGCGAGCTGCAGTCTCGCCTGGGCTTCGCAGCACTGTTCATCAGCCACGACCTCGCCGTGGTCGATTCCCTCGCCCACCGCATCGGTGTGCTGTTCCGCGGCGACCTGGTCGAGGACGGCCACGGCCCGGACGTGCTGCAGCGACCCACGCACGAGTACACGCGCAAGCTCATCGCCTCCCTCCCGGTCCCGGATCCGATCGAGCAGGAGAAGCGGCGAGCGGTGTTCCAGGCGGAATGGGGTCGCGGAACGCCCGGGTGA